A stretch of the Porifericola rhodea genome encodes the following:
- a CDS encoding T9SS type A sorting domain-containing protein, which translates to MKQLYLFLLLCLPYMLYAQQAFEICGNGIDDDGNGLIDCEDPGAACEFLGFDCSEVNCSNSYDDDGDGLTDYYDNDCQAHCDKALTIEICENIVGTNEAKINLNEYYTELGISNEDSIIWYYDPGYENYIASVETATASNRSSFFAKIYNKDTVETAVLNYTIYSKPQAKNTTIATCDYGYVNLNDYDSLVNNNANIYWYHDFELTSPASFERIEHERAFFALIDNGKCSSAVPITFYPDHSFTYISNLPSTYCLKKDTIQLSAYPRGGTFTGKGITTINNEPFLVIEDAGIGKHTITYRVNENGCPSETSEEIRIYACDGLATNLQDSLSLVALYHATDGDNWRKNDNWLNGDVRSWFGINTLNGRVTGIDLEYNNLKGTVPAKITEMDSLQYVNLSYNYLTEVPDFTAIPTGLPEGLNIMHNQLTFKHIVPNTGVDSIVYAPQKIIFKSDTVVMRPVGSSYTIDADIDDEIINSTYKWSRKDNISKGTTNVNKLTLTNLSLDDSQTYQCTVTNPDASELTLYVSRIVDLKVYEPSVVSVSDSLALVALYHSTNGDSWKKNEGWLEVPVSSWFGVTVTNERVSELHLSDNNLQGSLPQQIGNLNQLSKLDFTLNEIGGELPTSIENLTQLRELKLSVNNFEGEFPKEVKALTELQILDIGANNFSGPIPAEIQYLTKLSRFSAYVSGLSGEIPKEFKYLSALTELNLAGNALEGRIPSELAQLTALYDIDLSGNKLRGELPNEFESLSNLYHLDLRDNKITKIPSGLDMLYNLDIYNNNLSFDDIIPYKSKGLMDFNYAPQAKVSKDTILSLNEAESYTINLEIDNKINDNQYVWHKDNQLYETTSTDSLTVNESGIYTCIITNPRVPDLELISGKYEVEARNNECEAWPDTQVITVEQLQPVSSCDPGTADGIARVLINGQVADESEYDIEWEDEQQAGVLAIGDTATNLKPILYNVTVTNKLTGCQDSETIDMTLDRPEMAPPVVTDNTSCDSPNGSITAQLLSGDTNDYHFMLLRPIVGDTLYSDNPSFDDLAADLYELRAYDPDTQCGLYSEGIEIEITEEISIDGLSVEVVNSQTACAPPYNGQLQAEIANPDMYDFVWYRGTVTSGPTAEIIANSAITPDTLSTNLTDIYTVVATRQNTGCTVSKQINLTEDIASAAFSYAHSSYCQSDNNPIPEVHITGGTFSSSPGLVFVDNNTGEIDLSASTSGNYTITYTHNSSCVKDNSFDVTIVPTEGATFFYTQNTYCQSDNNPLPTIMTSGGVFSSTSGLVFLDTNTGEIDLSESTPGTYMISYNTPWVCPRSSSEIIEIKPSAPATLIAPYFIGCNEFTVSWRDKEPFNSPDSYHIQVSEDERFNTVVYDTISYSNEWLRVSNLIAGRTYFFRVGSISDCMTAYTTDSVKLEGPLLEVTNVVASHITPNEFFIEWDTVEFAMDYHIEVDDDVSFTSPYMDMNHWANSIHVSGLDANTTYYIRLNAEYECGAGPSSTIEVSTGSSNSYSLTTDSLALVALYHATNGDNWTRNDNWLTGPLDTWYGVTVSEWNNRVSLLSLYNNNLSGSIPSEIGELTSLSFLWMPENQLEGEMPIELAQLTNLGQLNLSYNKLEGLIPKELEALEHLSNLGLSHNQFRGELPIEILNIFVNNNTEYDSLAIENNHLTKLPNYPSALDPSIMHFVQNNKLTFDDILPNIVYFDTYFGFSAYAPQQAIGVDTTLYFDEGESYTINLGIDEEISDNQYVWFKDDVAFDTTHVNHYTFSSLAIRNEGRYTCEVTNAGVPDLTLYSYPISIYVAPKNKDPKIIISKRENCVGENIPFLATGRNEYDTYHWEIIRMNGNTRIGIPDSMATAQTFDFSLTESGSYELRLRLSNPYISDTVLIDYIGVKASPQLSLEPSTNLNADSLMLTALDGYNADTLAFEWYKIEGQKHISLGYQNTIWIKEGGSYGVTVNNPTGCEAKAEILVIDTRLQAQTITFDSIADKVFGKSFQLMATASSGLPINFEVTEGKNLVNINGDELTILGTGKVSIQAKQEGDKEYAAAKAVTRSFTIHKATQTISVKQITDQLLSNRSFNLEASSSSGLALSFSVTGPISIRNKTVSLLGTGVASITASQAGNNNYLPAEAITLSFSISEEIVEEEDSLHQLSISIGSQGAAYLPAKLSLYRYQNGIYQLLSQESIYTSEVSYDNLAEGLYTIKVKSSNPIYLPTYLGQHLLLAEADKLNLNENKAVSISPISIPDILEEIGIRITGVFVQSDQVENGRLMLANKASGIPVVGLSIYLIDDSSQEVVAITTTDGDGRFEFKNIPPGSYSVKADHKGLAMGASASFEVGQQALELSLIAGSKIELTAEEKTPDMVTALDDEVKQQLRLFPNPVEKLLHIQLPQTLVGCRLVIFDTNGKQVYTSLASEKEVSCDLAHLSSGYYQLQLRHKGESYSLKFLKK; encoded by the coding sequence ATGAAACAGCTTTATCTTTTTTTACTATTGTGCCTTCCTTACATGCTTTATGCTCAACAGGCTTTTGAAATATGTGGAAACGGAATTGATGATGATGGAAATGGTCTCATAGATTGTGAAGATCCCGGAGCTGCTTGTGAATTTTTGGGATTCGATTGTTCTGAAGTTAATTGCAGCAATAGTTATGATGACGATGGAGATGGATTAACCGATTACTACGATAATGACTGTCAAGCTCATTGTGACAAGGCTTTAACTATTGAAATTTGTGAGAATATAGTGGGAACAAATGAGGCCAAGATAAATCTTAATGAGTATTATACAGAATTAGGAATATCTAATGAGGATTCAATAATCTGGTATTATGATCCTGGCTACGAGAACTATATAGCCTCAGTTGAAACCGCAACTGCAAGTAATAGATCTTCTTTTTTTGCAAAAATTTATAATAAAGATACAGTTGAAACCGCTGTACTTAATTATACTATTTATTCTAAACCTCAAGCAAAAAATACTACTATTGCTACATGCGATTATGGATATGTCAATTTAAACGATTATGATAGTCTAGTAAATAATAATGCTAACATATACTGGTACCATGACTTTGAACTTACTTCTCCGGCAAGCTTTGAACGTATTGAGCATGAAAGAGCATTTTTTGCTCTAATAGATAATGGAAAATGTAGTTCTGCTGTACCAATTACGTTTTATCCAGATCATTCTTTTACATATATAAGTAACCTACCTTCAACATATTGCTTAAAAAAAGATACTATCCAGCTATCAGCTTATCCCCGAGGAGGAACCTTTACAGGAAAAGGAATCACTACAATTAATAATGAGCCTTTTCTTGTTATCGAGGATGCAGGAATAGGAAAACATACAATTACATACCGTGTCAACGAAAATGGTTGCCCTTCCGAAACTAGCGAAGAAATTAGAATTTATGCCTGTGATGGCTTAGCCACTAACCTTCAGGATTCCTTGAGTTTAGTAGCACTTTATCATGCTACGGATGGAGACAACTGGAGGAAAAATGACAACTGGCTTAATGGAGATGTACGTAGCTGGTTTGGTATTAATACGCTTAATGGAAGAGTTACAGGTATTGATCTTGAATATAATAATCTTAAAGGAACAGTTCCAGCAAAAATTACCGAGATGGATAGTTTACAATATGTCAACCTGAGCTATAATTATCTCACTGAAGTACCTGATTTTACAGCTATTCCTACCGGCTTACCAGAAGGCCTCAATATCATGCATAATCAACTTACTTTCAAACACATTGTACCAAATACAGGTGTTGATAGTATTGTCTATGCCCCCCAGAAAATCATTTTCAAAAGTGATACAGTAGTGATGAGACCTGTAGGAAGCAGCTATACCATCGATGCAGATATTGATGACGAAATTATCAACAGCACTTACAAATGGAGTAGAAAAGATAATATCTCTAAAGGTACTACTAATGTCAATAAGCTTACCTTAACTAATCTATCCCTAGATGATTCTCAAACTTATCAGTGTACTGTCACGAATCCTGATGCTAGTGAGCTTACACTTTACGTTAGCCGAATAGTAGATCTCAAAGTATATGAGCCTTCAGTCGTAAGTGTATCAGATTCTTTGGCTTTAGTTGCGCTGTACCATAGCACTAATGGAGATAGTTGGAAGAAAAATGAAGGCTGGCTTGAAGTCCCTGTAAGTAGCTGGTTTGGTGTAACTGTGACCAACGAGCGTGTCTCAGAATTACACCTAAGTGATAACAATCTACAAGGAAGCTTGCCTCAGCAAATAGGAAATCTTAATCAGCTTAGCAAGCTAGATTTCACTTTAAACGAAATAGGAGGAGAACTTCCTACGTCAATTGAGAACCTGACCCAACTAAGGGAGTTGAAGCTATCTGTAAACAACTTTGAGGGTGAATTTCCTAAAGAAGTCAAGGCTTTAACTGAACTACAAATTCTGGATATAGGCGCTAATAATTTCTCTGGCCCTATTCCTGCTGAAATTCAGTATTTGACAAAGCTCTCTCGATTTTCTGCATACGTATCAGGACTTTCGGGTGAAATACCCAAAGAGTTTAAATATTTAAGTGCATTGACTGAACTAAATTTAGCTGGGAATGCCTTGGAAGGTCGTATACCATCAGAGTTGGCGCAATTAACTGCACTGTACGATATAGACTTATCAGGCAATAAACTTAGGGGAGAACTTCCTAATGAGTTTGAATCGCTTTCCAATCTATATCATTTAGATCTTAGGGATAACAAGATCACTAAAATTCCCAGTGGTCTTGACATGTTATACAACTTAGATATTTACAACAACAACCTAAGCTTTGATGATATCATTCCTTATAAAAGTAAGGGACTTATGGATTTTAATTATGCTCCTCAGGCTAAAGTTTCAAAAGATACCATATTGTCCCTCAATGAAGCTGAGTCTTATACAATTAACTTAGAAATAGATAATAAGATTAACGATAATCAATATGTATGGCATAAGGATAATCAGCTGTATGAGACTACTTCTACAGACAGCTTAACAGTTAACGAAAGTGGGATTTATACTTGTATTATAACTAATCCTCGTGTACCTGATCTTGAGTTAATTAGCGGAAAGTATGAAGTTGAAGCAAGAAATAATGAGTGTGAAGCTTGGCCTGATACACAGGTCATTACTGTAGAGCAATTACAGCCAGTATCTTCTTGTGATCCTGGTACAGCGGATGGAATTGCCAGAGTATTGATCAATGGTCAAGTCGCTGATGAAAGTGAATATGATATTGAATGGGAAGATGAGCAGCAAGCTGGAGTATTAGCCATTGGTGATACTGCGACCAATCTCAAACCTATTCTCTACAATGTAACGGTTACCAACAAACTCACTGGTTGTCAGGATAGTGAAACTATTGATATGACATTGGATAGACCTGAAATGGCTCCCCCTGTTGTTACAGATAATACCAGTTGCGACTCTCCCAACGGAAGTATTACTGCTCAACTATTATCAGGAGACACTAATGACTATCATTTCATGCTGCTTAGGCCGATAGTGGGCGATACCTTATATAGTGATAACCCATCCTTTGATGATCTGGCTGCTGATCTTTATGAACTAAGGGCTTATGACCCTGATACGCAATGCGGCTTGTATTCGGAGGGTATAGAAATAGAGATAACGGAGGAAATCAGCATTGATGGGCTTTCGGTAGAAGTTGTTAATTCTCAAACTGCTTGCGCTCCCCCTTACAATGGGCAATTGCAGGCTGAAATTGCTAATCCGGATATGTATGATTTTGTATGGTACAGAGGCACTGTGACTTCTGGCCCTACCGCCGAAATAATTGCGAATAGTGCGATTACTCCTGATACTTTGAGCACCAATCTTACTGACATCTATACAGTGGTGGCTACCAGACAAAACACAGGCTGTACAGTGAGTAAGCAAATAAATCTTACGGAGGATATTGCATCCGCTGCTTTTAGCTATGCACACTCTTCCTACTGTCAGAGTGACAACAACCCTATCCCTGAGGTGCATATCACGGGAGGCACTTTCTCATCTTCTCCAGGCTTAGTATTTGTAGATAATAATACCGGAGAGATAGACTTATCAGCTAGTACATCAGGCAATTATACTATTACTTACACTCACAATTCATCTTGTGTAAAAGATAATAGCTTTGATGTCACTATCGTACCTACAGAAGGTGCTACCTTCTTTTATACACAAAATACCTACTGTCAGAGTGACAACAACCCTTTGCCAACTATAATGACCTCCGGAGGGGTATTCTCTTCTACTTCTGGGCTGGTATTCTTAGATACAAATACTGGAGAAATTGACCTATCTGAAAGTACACCAGGTACATATATGATTAGCTATAACACTCCTTGGGTATGCCCTCGCAGTAGCTCAGAGATCATTGAAATTAAGCCATCAGCACCTGCCACACTTATTGCCCCCTACTTCATAGGTTGTAATGAGTTTACGGTGAGCTGGAGAGACAAAGAACCTTTCAATAGTCCGGATAGCTACCACATTCAAGTTTCAGAAGATGAAAGGTTTAATACAGTTGTATATGACACGATTAGTTATTCAAATGAGTGGCTCAGGGTTAGTAATTTAATAGCTGGAAGAACTTATTTCTTTAGAGTAGGTAGCATCTCTGACTGTATGACCGCCTATACTACAGATTCTGTAAAATTGGAGGGCCCGCTATTAGAAGTTACAAATGTTGTAGCTTCACACATTACTCCTAATGAGTTTTTTATAGAATGGGATACTGTGGAGTTTGCTATGGATTATCATATAGAAGTAGATGATGATGTTTCTTTTACATCTCCTTATATGGACATGAATCATTGGGCAAATAGTATACACGTGAGTGGTCTTGATGCAAATACTACATATTACATACGATTAAATGCTGAATATGAGTGTGGCGCCGGTCCTTCTTCAACTATAGAGGTCAGCACTGGTTCGTCAAACTCCTATTCATTAACCACTGACTCTTTAGCTCTGGTAGCCCTTTATCATGCTACTAATGGAGATAACTGGACTAGAAATGACAACTGGCTCACTGGACCACTTGATACTTGGTATGGGGTAACGGTAAGTGAATGGAATAACCGAGTGTCACTCTTATCATTATACAATAATAATTTATCCGGATCAATACCTTCAGAAATAGGAGAGCTTACAAGTTTATCTTTTCTCTGGATGCCTGAGAATCAATTGGAAGGTGAAATGCCTATTGAATTAGCCCAATTAACTAATTTAGGCCAACTAAATCTTAGCTACAATAAGCTAGAAGGACTAATCCCTAAAGAATTAGAAGCGTTGGAGCATTTGAGCAATCTTGGATTATCCCATAATCAATTTAGAGGAGAACTCCCGATAGAGATACTTAATATCTTTGTTAATAACAATACAGAATATGACTCTTTAGCAATAGAGAATAATCATCTTACGAAACTACCAAATTATCCAAGCGCTTTGGATCCTTCGATAATGCACTTTGTACAAAATAATAAGCTTACGTTTGATGATATCCTACCCAATATAGTGTATTTTGATACTTATTTTGGTTTTAGTGCATACGCTCCCCAACAGGCTATTGGCGTAGACACTACCTTATATTTTGATGAAGGTGAATCTTATACCATTAACTTAGGCATAGACGAGGAGATTTCCGATAATCAATATGTCTGGTTTAAGGATGATGTTGCTTTTGATACTACCCATGTTAATCATTATACCTTCTCGTCATTAGCTATCCGGAATGAAGGTAGATATACCTGTGAGGTAACTAACGCCGGCGTTCCTGATCTTACACTCTACAGTTATCCGATAAGCATTTACGTAGCTCCCAAAAACAAAGATCCAAAGATTATTATTTCTAAAAGAGAAAATTGTGTAGGAGAGAATATTCCTTTTTTAGCAACTGGCAGAAATGAATACGATACTTATCATTGGGAAATTATTCGTATGAATGGAAATACCCGTATAGGAATACCAGACTCTATGGCTACAGCTCAGACGTTTGATTTTAGCCTGACAGAAAGCGGAAGCTACGAGCTACGTCTCAGGTTAAGCAACCCTTATATTTCAGACACTGTCTTGATAGATTATATAGGGGTCAAAGCCTCCCCTCAATTAAGTCTAGAACCTTCTACCAATCTCAATGCCGACTCATTGATGCTCACTGCCCTTGATGGGTACAATGCTGATACACTGGCTTTTGAATGGTATAAAATTGAAGGTCAGAAGCATATCAGCCTAGGCTATCAAAATACGATCTGGATTAAAGAAGGCGGATCTTATGGTGTAACAGTAAACAACCCTACTGGCTGTGAGGCTAAAGCAGAAATTTTGGTGATAGATACTCGTCTTCAAGCTCAAACTATCACTTTTGACAGTATTGCTGATAAGGTCTTTGGCAAAAGCTTTCAGCTTATGGCTACTGCCAGTTCAGGTTTGCCTATTAATTTTGAAGTAACCGAAGGGAAAAACCTGGTCAATATCAATGGTGATGAATTAACTATTCTGGGTACAGGCAAAGTGAGTATACAGGCTAAACAGGAAGGAGATAAAGAGTATGCAGCTGCAAAAGCTGTTACTCGTAGCTTTACAATACACAAGGCTACACAGACCATTTCTGTTAAACAAATTACTGATCAATTGCTAAGCAACAGAAGCTTCAACCTGGAAGCTAGTAGCAGTTCTGGTCTGGCTCTTAGTTTTAGCGTCACCGGACCAATCAGTATTCGTAATAAAACAGTAAGCTTACTGGGTACAGGTGTAGCTAGTATTACAGCTAGTCAGGCAGGTAACAACAACTATCTGCCAGCTGAGGCCATTACTCTTAGCTTTAGCATCAGTGAAGAAATAGTGGAAGAGGAAGACAGCTTGCACCAGTTGAGCATAAGTATAGGGAGCCAGGGAGCGGCGTATTTGCCCGCTAAGTTGAGCCTGTACCGCTACCAAAATGGAATCTACCAGTTACTCAGTCAGGAGAGTATTTACACTTCTGAGGTATCATACGATAATTTAGCTGAAGGATTGTACACCATCAAAGTCAAGTCATCCAACCCAATATACCTTCCTACTTACCTGGGTCAGCACCTGCTTTTAGCCGAAGCTGATAAGCTAAACCTTAATGAGAATAAAGCCGTCAGTATTAGCCCAATTAGTATACCCGACATTCTGGAAGAAATAGGCATTCGTATTACCGGTGTGTTTGTCCAGTCTGATCAGGTAGAAAATGGCAGGCTCATGTTAGCTAACAAAGCCTCAGGTATACCGGTTGTTGGTTTAAGTATTTACCTGATTGATGACAGCTCTCAGGAAGTTGTGGCCATTACAACTACGGATGGAGATGGTAGATTTGAGTTTAAAAATATTCCTCCGGGATCGTATAGTGTTAAGGCAGACCATAAAGGCCTGGCAATGGGAGCCTCTGCCAGCTTTGAGGTAGGCCAGCAGGCTCTGGAGTTGAGCCTGATAGCAGGAAGCAAAATTGAACTTACCGCAGAAGAGAAAACGCCTGACATGGTTACTGCCCTGGATGATGAGGTGAAACAGCAGCTAAGACTTTTTCCCAATCCGGTAGAAAAACTGTTGCACATACAATTACCTCAAACCTTGGTAGGCTGTAGGCTTGTTATTTTCGATACAAATGGCAAGCAGGTGTATACAAGCCTGGCTAGCGAAAAGGAAGTAAGCTGCGACTTAGCACATTTGAGCAGTGGCTACTACCAGCTTCAGCTTAGGCATAAGGGTGAAAGTTACTCACTCAAATTTCTGAAGAAGTAA
- a CDS encoding DUF4249 domain-containing protein, producing the protein MKQALICISILLLLSTCIERIDLSESLSEDSLLVVDGVITDANEPYTIKLSYTSPSLQTYEGKALSGAQVYITDEEGNRADLIEVDEGEYETLPEQFRGEAGKTYRLHILTPEGREYASLTETMPLASPIDSVYFELDSRPYETSIGTILDEWGLQYYLDTGSGMAKPAYYRWSWQETYEFTAPLTRPMQLNVPVCYQNGYAIRYLNIASTRELSKDQIRRRKINFVEINGRKLQRRYSLLVKQYALTERAYNFWENVQEQQENAGSVFAPPPSPIPGNVYNVNDDRELVLGFFQASSLTEKRVFIRRSEVPPSPDGSPGGFSECIEGEEYDTPDHCYDCSILTGVSTETPSFW; encoded by the coding sequence ATGAAGCAAGCGCTAATATGTATAAGCATTCTTTTGCTCCTTAGTACTTGTATTGAGCGTATAGACCTGAGCGAGTCTTTGTCAGAAGACTCCCTGCTTGTGGTAGATGGAGTTATTACAGATGCTAATGAACCCTATACAATCAAGCTTTCGTATACATCGCCCAGCTTGCAGACTTACGAAGGCAAAGCACTTAGCGGAGCGCAAGTGTATATTACAGATGAGGAAGGCAATAGAGCAGATTTAATAGAGGTAGATGAGGGTGAGTATGAGACGCTTCCTGAGCAGTTTCGGGGAGAAGCCGGTAAAACTTACCGCCTACACATTCTTACTCCTGAGGGTAGGGAGTATGCATCACTTACGGAAACTATGCCGCTAGCTTCACCTATAGATAGTGTCTACTTTGAGTTGGATAGTCGCCCTTATGAAACGTCAATAGGGACCATTTTAGATGAGTGGGGGCTACAATACTATCTGGATACTGGCAGCGGTATGGCAAAACCTGCTTATTACCGATGGAGCTGGCAGGAAACCTACGAATTTACGGCCCCTCTTACCAGACCCATGCAGCTTAATGTGCCTGTCTGTTATCAGAATGGGTATGCTATACGTTATTTAAATATCGCTTCTACCCGTGAGTTAAGCAAAGATCAGATCAGAAGGAGAAAAATCAATTTCGTAGAGATAAACGGTAGAAAGCTACAGCGTAGGTATAGCCTTCTGGTGAAACAGTACGCTCTGACAGAAAGAGCATATAACTTTTGGGAGAATGTGCAGGAACAGCAGGAAAACGCAGGCTCTGTATTTGCGCCACCTCCTTCTCCAATACCCGGTAATGTTTATAATGTAAATGACGATAGAGAATTAGTGCTAGGCTTTTTTCAGGCCTCTTCGCTTACCGAAAAACGAGTGTTTATAAGAAGGTCAGAAGTACCACCAAGCCCGGATGGCTCGCCCGGAGGTTTTAGCGAATGTATAGAAGGAGAAGAATACGATACCCCTGATCATTGCTATGACTGTAGCATTCTGACGGGAGTAAGCACCGAAACCCCCTCATTCTGGTGA
- a CDS encoding carboxypeptidase-like regulatory domain-containing protein, protein MRKILPGICLFWIVYLPLCAQSIEEIRWTGSYSNTKLPTIFEAIEAQYPVRFFYRQEWLEDIVFTGTFSQEPLPQLMQKLLQGTELTYKPYQGPYIILLHKNPNTLNHGRGREGEDNLIVIGDSLSNQGQTSATVSGYIRDGATGQGVTGATIFALPLEKGISTNINGYFSLSLPIGNHRLQVNSLGFEEESRNIKVISDGSLSVDLYEETARLEEITITERAEDYNVSSAQMSATRMDIQKVKKMPAFLGEVDLINSIELLPGVSVAGEGSAGFNVRGGDVGQNLILLDGISIFNPSHLFGFFSAFNADLLSDATLYKGGIPARYGGRLASVLDVSVKEGNLRQIKGSGGIGLVASRLSLEVPLVEEKSALIIGGRASYSDWILNRVDDMDLRQSEASFYDANLKWTYRLNEAHKIGLTGYISNDDFTYTRNTSYGYQNKGAAFNWDFLISQDWLSSLTLSHSRFSYEVGDLQDSTRASLLQAGFDISEGRWNVTRFWGERHQVDAGLSLSYYSFEPGEQQPYGDFSLLTPETLAEEQAWEMAVYLSDEFTITPALSLNIGLRYNQYRALGPADVTIYQNGNPSGSGRVVDTVSYASGETIAQYQGLEPRLALKYNLDARSSIKLSYNRMRQNMHLISNATSITPTDIWKLSNKYVQPQIGDQYAIGYFRNAIGNVIESSLEVYYKDIHQLVEYKDGAEILMNDQLETELLTGIGRAYGAELYVAKNLGRLTGWLSYTYSRSLRKVDGQYPDERVNQGSWYPSNFDKPHDFTVVGNYQFTRRLRMGFNFTYSTGRPVSLPEGTYKVGNQDIAHFSARNQYRVADYHRLDISFSVDGNLKKKKKWDSSWTFAIYNLYGRNNPYSIFFRNNAGGSLTAYQLAILGRPFPSVTYNFKF, encoded by the coding sequence ATGAGAAAAATACTGCCAGGAATTTGCCTTTTCTGGATCGTATACCTGCCACTATGCGCGCAGAGTATTGAAGAAATACGCTGGACTGGCAGCTACTCAAACACAAAATTGCCCACTATATTTGAGGCTATAGAAGCACAATATCCAGTACGCTTTTTTTACCGACAGGAATGGCTGGAAGATATTGTCTTTACCGGCACCTTCAGTCAGGAGCCGCTCCCACAGCTTATGCAAAAGCTGCTACAAGGTACGGAGCTCACTTACAAACCCTACCAGGGACCGTATATTATTCTGCTGCATAAAAATCCCAATACGCTTAACCACGGAAGAGGGCGCGAAGGAGAGGATAATCTAATCGTGATTGGCGACTCTCTAAGCAATCAGGGGCAGACGAGTGCTACAGTAAGTGGCTATATTCGTGATGGAGCTACAGGGCAGGGTGTAACCGGAGCTACTATTTTTGCTCTGCCACTAGAAAAAGGGATTTCTACAAATATCAACGGCTATTTCTCGCTGAGCCTTCCAATAGGTAATCACCGCTTACAAGTTAACTCTCTGGGCTTTGAGGAAGAAAGTAGAAATATTAAAGTAATTTCTGATGGCTCCCTTTCGGTAGACCTTTATGAAGAAACTGCTCGTCTGGAAGAAATTACTATTACTGAGAGGGCAGAAGATTATAACGTAAGTAGTGCGCAGATGAGTGCTACGCGTATGGATATACAAAAAGTTAAGAAAATGCCCGCTTTTTTGGGAGAAGTTGACCTAATCAACTCCATAGAGCTGCTTCCGGGAGTAAGTGTAGCTGGTGAAGGTTCTGCTGGGTTTAACGTAAGGGGAGGGGATGTAGGGCAAAACCTGATATTACTGGATGGCATTTCAATCTTTAACCCTTCACATCTGTTTGGGTTCTTCTCTGCCTTTAATGCAGATTTATTAAGTGATGCTACATTGTATAAAGGTGGTATTCCTGCTCGATATGGCGGAAGGCTAGCCTCGGTCTTGGATGTATCTGTTAAAGAAGGAAATTTGCGTCAAATTAAAGGAAGCGGTGGTATTGGACTAGTAGCTAGCCGTCTGTCTCTGGAGGTGCCTCTGGTAGAAGAGAAAAGCGCGCTAATTATTGGAGGTAGAGCTTCTTATTCTGACTGGATACTGAACAGGGTTGATGACATGGACCTTCGTCAGAGTGAAGCCTCTTTTTATGACGCTAACCTAAAGTGGACATACCGCCTCAACGAGGCACATAAAATAGGCCTGACAGGGTATATTAGTAATGATGACTTTACCTATACTCGCAATACTTCTTACGGCTACCAAAACAAAGGGGCTGCTTTTAACTGGGATTTTCTAATATCTCAAGACTGGCTTTCTTCCCTTACGCTCAGCCACTCGCGTTTTTCTTATGAAGTAGGTGATCTGCAGGATAGTACACGGGCCTCTTTGCTTCAGGCAGGTTTTGATATCTCTGAGGGGCGCTGGAATGTGACAAGGTTTTGGGGTGAGCGGCATCAGGTAGATGCCGGGCTCAGTTTGTCTTATTATAGCTTTGAGCCGGGAGAGCAACAGCCCTATGGTGATTTTTCTTTACTAACTCCTGAAACCCTAGCCGAAGAGCAAGCCTGGGAAATGGCTGTGTACCTGAGCGATGAGTTTACGATTACGCCCGCACTTAGCCTGAATATAGGGCTGCGCTACAACCAGTACCGGGCACTAGGCCCCGCTGATGTCACGATCTACCAGAATGGAAATCCCTCGGGCTCAGGCAGAGTCGTGGATACGGTAAGTTATGCTTCAGGAGAAACCATAGCTCAGTACCAGGGCCTTGAGCCTCGCCTCGCCCTAAAATATAATTTAGATGCCAGAAGCAGCATCAAGCTCAGCTATAACCGTATGCGGCAAAATATGCATCTGATTTCTAATGCTACCTCCATTACCCCTACCGATATCTGGAAGTTGAGTAACAAATACGTACAACCGCAAATAGGTGATCAGTATGCGATTGGTTACTTCCGCAATGCGATTGGTAATGTCATAGAGTCGTCTCTGGAGGTTTATTACAAAGATATTCATCAGTTGGTAGAGTATAAAGATGGAGCCGAAATACTGATGAATGATCAGCTGGAAACAGAGCTGCTTACAGGCATTGGCAGAGCTTACGGGGCAGAATTATATGTAGCTAAAAATTTAGGACGCCTTACCGGCTGGCTCTCATACACCTATTCTCGCAGCTTGCGCAAAGTAGATGGTCAGTACCCTGATGAGCGTGTTAATCAGGGTAGCTGGTATCCTTCCAACTTTGATAAGCCGCACGATTTTACAGTCGTAGGTAATTATCAGTTTACCCGGAGGTTACGCATGGGTTTTAATTTTACTTACAGTACCGGACGTCCAGTGTCTTTACCAGAAGGTACCTATAAAGTAGGAAATCAGGATATTGCACACTTTTCTGCTCGCAACCAATATAGGGTGGCAGACTACCACCGCCTGGATATTTCGTTTTCAGTAGATGGAAATTTAAAAAAGAAAAAGAAGTGGGATTCCAGCTGGACCTTTGCGATTTATAACTTATATGGGCGTAACAACCCATATTCCATATTTTTTAGGAACAATGCTGGAGGATCTCTTACAGCCTATCAATTAGCTATTCTAGGGCGTCCATTTCCTTCGGTTACATATAACTTTAAATTCTGA